The Dyadobacter subterraneus genome window below encodes:
- a CDS encoding NUDIX domain-containing protein, which yields MKVRPAVVIVKEDTVLTMRYVYGEKEVFALPGGNPDPDECLPEALRRELMEELGVTVEIGEMALCGEVLWGEMKKETLHMVFNARIADGNPALNPVETTALEMVWLPFTELDQKLMYPNVGKDILQYLNGNLKSAYVGVIDQPYVQ from the coding sequence ATGAAAGTACGTCCGGCAGTTGTCATAGTTAAGGAAGATACTGTTTTGACCATGCGCTATGTGTATGGAGAAAAAGAAGTTTTTGCGCTTCCCGGAGGTAATCCTGATCCTGATGAATGTCTGCCCGAAGCACTTCGCCGGGAATTAATGGAAGAACTCGGCGTCACCGTTGAAATCGGGGAAATGGCGCTTTGCGGTGAGGTTTTGTGGGGTGAAATGAAAAAGGAAACGCTTCATATGGTTTTCAATGCCAGAATTGCAGACGGAAATCCTGCGCTAAATCCGGTTGAAACCACGGCTTTGGAAATGGTCTGGCTGCCTTTTACAGAACTTGATCAAAAGCTTATGTATCCGAATGTGGGAAAAGATATCCTTCAATATCTGAATGGTAATTTGAAGTCTGCTTATGTCGGCGTAATTGATCAGCCGTACGTCCAGTAA